The nucleotide window GGCGATCTCCCGGTTGGTGGCGCCGACCGCGACCAGCCGCAGCACCGCCTGCTCCCGCCCGGTCAGGTCCACCCGCGGCGTCCGCGCCGGCTGGGCCCGGTCCAGGGCCGTGACGAGCCGGCGCACCGCCGCGCTGTCGTGCTGGTCGACGCCGGCCCGGGCCAGCCGCACCGCCTGGGCCAGCTCCCGCGCCGGCAGGTCCTTCAGCAGGTAGCCGCCGGTGCCGGCGCGCAGCGCCCGGAGCACGTACTCCTCGTCGTCGAACGTGGTGAGCATCAGGACCCGGCAGGACGGCAGCCGCTCACGCAGCAGCTCGGCGGCGCGCAGCCCGTCGAGCACCGGCATCCGGACGTCCATCAGCACCACGTCGGGCCGGGTCCGCACGGCGAGCGCCACGGCGGCCCGGCCGTCCGCCGCGGTGCCGACCACCTCGATGCCGGGCTCGATGCTCAGCAGGGAGGCGATGCCCTCCCGGATCAGCGCCTGGTCGTCGGCGACCAGCACCCGCACCGGCTCCGGCGCGGCGGTCACCGGGCCACCGCCGGCCGCGGCAGGCACGCCACCACCCGAGTGCCGCGGCCGGGCGCGGACTCCACCCGTACGCTGCCGCCCAGCGCGGCCAGCCGCTCCCGCATCCCGGCCAGTCCGGTGCCGGCCGCCGCCTCGACGGCGAAGCCCCGCCCGTTGTCCTCGACCTCGAGCACCGCGTCCGCGTCGCCGCAGCGCAGCACGACCTCGACCCGGTCGGCGGCGGCGTGCCGGCGCGCGTTGGTCAGCGCCTCCTGAGCCACCCGGTACAGCGCCTCGAGGCCGGCCCGGTCGTGCGCGGACTCGCTCCCGCTGACCTCGAGGCGTACCCGGAAGCCGGGGTCATCGAGCCCCTCGGCCAGCGACCCCAGGGCGACGGCCAGCAGGAACGGCTCGGCCCGCAGGACGCCGACGGACTCGCGTATCTCGCGCAGCGCCCGCCCCGCGGCCCGGTGCGCGTCGGCGACGGCCCGGTCGGCGACGGCCGCATCCCGGTCCCGGAACGCCTGCGCCTTCGCCAGCTGCACGCTGATCGCGGTCAGGTGGTGGCCGAGGCTGTCGTGGATGTCGCGGGCCACCCGGTTCCGCTCGGCGGCCGCGCTCAGCTCGGCCACCCGGCGCTGCGCCCGCCGGAGATCGCTCACCAGCTGCTCGGCGCGGAGCCGGCTGCGCCGCTGGTCGGCCGCGAAGGCCGCGGCGGCGAGGGCGAGCACCAGCCCGATGAAGAACATCATCAGGTCGGAGACGGTCTCCGGGTCGGCCCACCAGTCCGGGACCGACCCGGCCCGCAACACGGCCGCGACCAGGTAGGCCGCGGCCACGACGTGCCCGGCCCAGCGGCCGAGCGAGAGGTAGGCGAAGAACGGCATCAGGACATAGAGCACCCGGGCGAAACCGCCGGGGTCGGCCGCGTTCACGGCCGCCAGCAGCAGCATGCGTACGGCGAGGAGCACGATCGCCCGCCGCGGGGTCGTCGGGCCGCGCCAGTCGAGCTGCTCCACGCCGAGCAGCGCCAGCAGGGCGGCCACGAACACGGCGACGCTCATCGCACCCGCGTCCGGTGCCAGGCCCGCGACGACGAAGTAGAGGCCGGTGAGCAGCACGGCGCCGTAGAGCAGCGAGGCCATCCACCGCAGCGACGGCGCATCCATGCTGCCAGGCTAGGCAACCACCTCCAGGTTTCCTACGGTCGGGCGTCGTTTGTGGCCGATGGTCATGTGCCGAACGGCCGCGCCCGGCGCCGGATCCGGCCCGACGGCACTACCGGCGTGCGGCCGGCGCGCGGCACGGTGGCGGCGTCCGCTACCGAAGGAGTCCACCATGTCCGATCGCCTGCTGTACCGCCTCGCCGGACTTGCCGGAGTGCTCGGCGGCGCCCTCATCCTGGTGGCGGTCGCCCGCCGGGCCGGGGCGATACCGGAGAACGGCCTCACCCACGCCCTGGCGCCGCCGGCCGGCGCGCTGCTGCTGCTCACCCTGACCGCGCTCTACCTGCGCCAGCGGCAAACCGCCGGCCGGCTCGGGCTGGCCGGCTTCGTGCTGCACCACCTCGGGCTCAGCGGCCTGTTCGCGATCGAGTTCCTCACCCACGCCGTGTTGCAGTATCAGGACGCCGCGGCCCGCGAACAGGTGCTGACCGGCCCGGGACGCCCGTACTTCCTGGTGGTGGCGCTGACCTTCCTGGCCGGGGTGCTGCTCTTCGGCGTCGCCTCCTGGCGGGCCGGCGTGCTGCCCCGGATCGCGCTCGCCCTGTACGTGCCGGGCCTGTGCCTGGCGGCCCTGCGCACCTCGGTGCCCGAGGCGGCGTACCTGTCCGGGCTGGCCGTCGGCGCGATCGGCGTGACGTGGCTCGCCACGGCCCTGATCCGGGAGACCACCGGCGACCCGGCGCAGGCTATTCCGGCGTGAGCACCGGGTAGTCGGGCGCGGTGTTGGCCAGGGTGGCGTCGCCTCCGTAGTGTGCGAGCACCCGATGGTCCATCATGCGCCGCCACAGGGGCGGGATCAGCGCGACGAGCAGCATCGTGGCGTAGCCGGCCGGCAGCTGCGGCGAGACGTCGAAGCTGCGCAGGCTCTGGTAGCGGCGCAGCGGATTGGCGTGGTGGTCGCTGTGCCGCTGTAGCTGGAAGAGGAAGACGTTGGTGGTCAGCCGGTCGCTGTTCCAGCTGTGCCGCGGGTCTACCCGCTCGTAGCGGCCGGCGGCGTTGCGCTGCCGCAGCAGGCCGTAGTGCTCGAGATAGTTGACCGCCTCCAGGACGGAGAGGCCGACCACGGCCTGTAGCAACAGGAACGGCAGCACCCCCGGGCCGAAGCCGAGCGTCAGGACCGCGAACAGGGCGACGGTCATGGCCCAGGCGTGCAGGATCTCGTTGCGTACGCTCCACGGGGTGCGGCCGCGCAGCCGGTGCCGCGCGGTCTCCAGGCGCCACGCCGAGCGCAGGCTGCCCAGCACGGTCCGGGGCCAGAACCGGTAGTAGCTCTCGCCGAGCCGGGAACTGGCGGGATCCTCGGGCGTCGCGACCCGCACGTGGTGGCCGCGGTTGTGCTCGACGAAGAAGTGGCCGTATCCCGTGGGCGCCAAGGCGATCTTGGAGAGCCAGCGTTCGACGCTCTCCCGCTTGTGGCCGAGCTCGTGAGCGGTGTTGATGGCGATGCCGTTGACCAGCCCGGCGGTCAGCACGAGGCCCACCGCGCCGGCCGGGCCGGGTCCGCGGGTCCACACCGCGCAGGCCATGACCAGGGCGACGAACTGCGCGGGCAGGAACAGATAGGTGATCCACCGGTAGTACCGCGATGCCTGAAGGGCGGGCACGGCGTCCTCCGGCGGATTCCTCCGGTCGTCGCCGATGAGCAGGTCGATGACGGGGATGACACCGAGGATGAACACCGGCGTGAGCCACCACCCCGACGACGACCCGGTCGCGGCGACGAGCAGCAGCGCGACGAACGGCAGGGCCGGAACCACGAGGGCGAGCGTCCAGAGCGGGCGCCTCGTGTCACGCCAGACGTATGCAGATACATCCATGCGTCAATGCTTTACACGAACGACCTTCGTGTCAAGCAGGTGGACGAAGACCTCCGCGAGCACGTCGGCCGCGTCGGCGGCGGGCCGCCTCGGCAGCACGATGTTGCTGACGGTGAGCCGCACGATGGCGTCCGCGGCGATGTCGGCCGACTCCGGGGCGACGCCGGGCAGGTGCACGGCGGCCCAGCCGCGGATCACGTCTCCGGCGGCGTCGAGCACGATGTCGGCGCGCGTCGTCAGGAAGGGCAGCAGCTCGTCGGCGCCGGTCAGGATGGCGCGTACCAGCGGGTTGCCGTCGGCCTCCTCCAGCGCGAACCGGATCGCCGCGCGCGCCGCGGCGCGCGCGTCACCGCCGTGCGCGTTCAGGCGACGGTCCACGCCGGTCACGAAAGTCTGGATCTCCCGGACGGCTAGGGCCTCGGCGAGGCCGGCCCGGCCGTCGAACTCGTTGTAGAGCGTCTGCCGGCTGACGCCGGCGGCCCGCGCCACGTCGGCCATGCGCACGCGGTCCCACCCGTGCGTCACCGCCGATTCGCGCGCGGCGTCCACGAGCGCCTCGCGGATCCGGGCCCGGCTGTTCATCCTGGACGGCGATTCGGCACTCATCGCACAGGATCGTAGACACCATTCCGGCCGGATGGGCGCGGCAGATCCGCGGTCTTGTCCTGATACATGGCGACGTCCGCCTCGGCGGTCAGCTCCGCCAGGCCGGTGGCCGCGCCGGCGGGACGGTGCGCGGCACCGATGCTGACGCCCACCGAGATCTCGTGCCCGTCGACCCGTACCGGACGGCCGATCTCGGCGCGCAGCCGGGCGCTGAGCTCGGCCGCCTCGGCCGGGCCGGTGTCCGGCAGGAGCACGACGAACTCGTCGCCGCCCAGTCGGCCGGCCATGTCGCCGGCGCGCAGGCAGGCGCGCAGCCGGTTGCCCGCCTCGCGCAGCACGCCGTCGCCCGTCGCGTGTCCCCGGAGGTCGTTGACCTGTTTGAAGCCGTTCAGGTCGAGCAGCAGCACGGTCATCTCCCGGCCCGCCTGCCCATCGGCGTACTCCGCGATCCGGGCCCGGTTCGGCAGGCCGGTGAGGCCGTCGTGGGTGGCCTGATGCTGCAGCGCCTTGCGGGTCGCGTCCAGCTCCTTGACCTGGCGGGCGTATGCGGCCGACTGTGTGCCGCTGAGCAGCGCGACGAACAGGTGGATGGCGACCGCGAACGGCAGGTCCTCGGCGCGTACGGCCTGGTCGCCCAGGGCGATCACCGTGACGGCGAACACGGTTGAGGTGGCCGCCCACGCGATCAGCGCGCCGCGCAGCCGGTGCCGCAGGGCACCGACGACGATCGGGACGATCAGGCCCGGCCAGGTGGTGAGGTCTCCGTACACCTGGAACCAGACGACGATGCCGCTCATGACGAGGGTGTCGCCGGCCACCTGGCAGGCGCTCAGCACCGCATAGCGCGGACCGTCGGGGCGCCGGAAGTTGATCAGCGCGAGCACGTTGCCGATCGCCATCACGGCGATTCCGGCCAGACATCCGACGATGAGCTGCGGCTCGACCGGGGCGGGCATGCCGAACCAGCCGGCGAGGAAGAGCATCGTGGCCAGCAGGCCGCTGCCGCGGGAGACGAAGTTGGCTCCCTCGACCGCGCGGCGCTTGCGCAGCATCGAGGCTTCCGAGGTAGTGCTCACAGGCCCCTCATCGGTCGGGGTGAGCGGGGCATGACGGTTCACCGACGACAGCCGCGGTGGCGCTCGACTCACTTCGGAATGTGTCCGACATTCGCGCGGCGGACGCTCAGCGGGCCCGCCAGACGGCCGATGGGCCTGGCGACGGCGAGAGCGACGAGCGGGAGTGATCATGAGCCGAGTGGTGCGGAGAGGGCTGCGGCGTGACCGGCTGGCGTTCGCCGGGATGGCCACCGTCCTGCTGTTGCTCGCGGTCTTCGCCGTCAGCACCGCTTGGCGGACCAGCGACACCGCCTCGAGCGCGGCGCGGGCCGGCGAGATCGAGGAGGCCTACTGTGACGCGAGCGACGCCCTCGACGCCGAGCGGGCCCGGCTGCTGGAGTACCACCGCTCGCCGAGCCCGGAGAACCTGCACGGCTTCATCGCCGCGTCCGCCGGTGTCCGCGCCACGCTGGCCGGCATCGAGTCGACCGTCGAGCCGCGTGACCTGGCCATCGTCGCCCGGGTCCGTGAGCAGCACGACGCCTATCTGAGCATCGCGGTCGACGCCGAGACCACGGCCACGGAGCCGGTGTTCCAGGAGATGTCGGAGAGCCTCGGCGACGCCGAGGACGACTGGTCCGACGTCGCCGCCGAGGGCGTGCGGGACCTCCAGGCCAGCGAGGGCTTCCTGATGTGGGGTACCCCGATCGTTTTCGGTCTGGGACTGATCCCGCTGGCGCTCTTCGCCCGCCTGCTGTCCGGCTACCAGCGTGCCCTGCGGCACCAGGCCGGGCACGACAGCCTCACCGGGCTGCCGAACCGGGCCGAGTTCGGCGTGCGGATGGCCGCCGCACTGGACCGGGCCGCCGAGAGCGGCGCGGAGATCACGGTGCTGCTGCTCGACCTCGACCGGTTCAAGGAGATCAACGACACCCTGGGCCACCGGACCGGCGACCAGCTGCTGGCCACCGTCGCCGACCGGCTGCGCGCCGTGGTCCGCGACAGCGACACGATCGCCCGGCTCGGCGGCGACGAGTTCGCGCTGTTGATCACCCAGCCGGGCGGCGACACCCCCGAGGTGGTCGCGCAGCGGATCATGGACTCGCTCCGCGAACCGGTGGTGATCGACGGCGTGGCCCTGGTGGCCGAGGCGACGATCGGCATCGCCCGCCACCCGCGGGACGGCGCCGCCACGGCCGGTGAGCTGCTCCAGCGCGCGGACCTCGCCATGTACTCGGCGAAGGGTTCCGGCGGCGGGATCGCGAGCTACCAGCCGTCGATGGACGAGACCGACGCGCGCAAGCTGTCGCGGCTGGCCGAACTGCGCCGGGCGCTGACCGAGAACGAGCTGGTCATGCACTACCAGCCGCTCGTCGACGTCGGTAACAGCAAGCTGCACGGCGTCGAGGCGCTGGTGCGGTGGCAGCACCCGGAGGAGGGGCTGCTGGGACCGATCGAGTTCGTCCCGCTGGCCGAGAGCACCGGGCTGATCCACGACATGACCCGCCACGTCCTGCGGCTCGCGATCGGCCAGGCCGGCGAGTGGCTGCGGGCCGGCGAGGCGGTGCCGATCTCCGTCAACATCTCGACGCGCTGCCTGCTGGACGTCACGCTGCCCGACACCGTGGAAGCGGTCCTGGCCTCGGCCGGGCTGCCCGCCTCCCTGCTGACGCTGGAGATCACCGAAAGCGCGATCATGGCCGACCCGCAGCGCTCCCGCGAGGTGCTGTCCCGGCTGGAGGCGCTCGGCACCCGGATCGCGATCGACGACTTCGGCACCGGGTACACCTCGATGGCCTACCTGCGGGACCTGCCGATCCACGAGCTGAAGATCGACCGCACGTTCATCTCCCGGATGGTGGGCGAGTCGAAGGACGCGATCATCGTGCACACGGCGATCGATCTCGCCCACCGCCTTGGCCTGACCACGGTCGCCGAGGGAGTCGAGGACGAGAACACGATGACGGCGCTCGCCGACCTCGATTGCGACCTCGTGCAGGGTTACCTCGTCGGCCGGCCGATGGCCGCCGAGCAGCTCCGGGACTGGCTCGACCTCAGGCTCAACACCCTCGGCGTCAGCTGACGCCCTGGAAGCGGACCTGCGGGTCGTTCTGCGCGGTCGTGCCCCAGACCGCGTCGTACCGGGCGGTGTCGCCGGACAGCGTGTAACGGAACCAGTCGGTCAGCAGCCGGCGGGTGAGCTTGAGCTGGGTGGCCCGGTCGATGGTCGCGCTGTCGCAGAACAGGCCGCTGCTGTCCATGAAGCCGCAGTGGCTGCCGCCGACGACGGTGCGCAGCTGCTTCGGGCCCGCCTTGGCCTGGTAGATCGGGACCTGGTGGTCGGCCGGCGGCGCGATCGTGTCGCGGTCGCCGGACACGAGCATGGCCGGCGTACGCAGGGTGGCCGCGGCCGTGACCGCGGACGGGTTCGTCTCGGCGGCGGCCAGGTTGCCGACCGCACGGACCTGTGGGTTGCGGGCGGCCGCCAGGATGCTTGCGCCGGCGCCCATCGAGTGGCCGGACAGGCCGAGCGCCGCCGGGTCGACGTGACCGGCGAACCGCGATCCGGTGGTCGTGTCCTGCGCGACGAACCAGGTCAGGGTGGCGTTGAGGTCGTCGGCGAAGGCCGAGTGGTTGGCCGACAGGCCGCCCTGCGAGGTGGGCGCCGCGACGATGTAGCCCCAGGACGCCAGGTGGTTCAGCGTCGAGGTGTACTTGGCGACGCCCTGCAGGAAGCCGTGGCCGAAGGCGACGACGCCGAAGTCGCCCGCGGCGACCGGCTTGTTCGCGCCGGCCGACGTGGCCGGGTACCAGACCTTCGCGGCGACCGAGCGGCCGTTCGCGGTGACGGTGACGTCGGTGGTGCCGACCGCGAAGGCCCCCGGCGCCGAGGTGTCGTCGGCGGCGGCGTGCGCCGGTGCCGGCGCGACGAGGAGCGCCGAGGCGAGAGCGAGAGTGGCCAGTGCTGTCCGGGACATCGTGCCTCCAGGTGTTGGGAAACGGTGTATCCAAATCACCACGCGGTGCAGTATCACCGATGTTCAGCACGCTTAGCAATAGATGTGAATCAATGATTAAACCCGGACATGATCGTCCATCATGGAAAGATGATCGAATGGGAGAAGACGTCGGCTCCTGGCCGACCGGGCGGCTGTTGTCGGTCGCCGCCCGGATGGTGGAGGGCCGCTACCACCGGCTCCTCGCCGACTGGGACCTCACCCACGCCGGGCTGATCGTCCTGCACCACCTCGTCGGCGGGCCCCGGTCACAGCGGGAACTGGCGCACCTGTGCCGGGTGACCGACCAGACGATGAGCCGCACCATCGAGCGGCTGGCCCGCACCGGCCACGTCGAGCGCACGCCGGACGGCCGTGACCGCCGGCGCACCCTGGTCACGATCGGCGCCGAGGGTGTCGACGCGCTCGCCGTCGCCCGCCGGGAGGAGCGACGGTCCGAGCGGCTGTTCGGCGCCGTGGAGGACTACGACAACTTCCGGCGCCAGCTCATCACCCTGATCACCGCCGTGACCGAGGCGGACCCGGACGACCCGGCCTGACCCGCGTCGATCAGCGGCCGGCGCCGGAGGGTTTCGTGCCGACGATGAGCATCGCGTGCCGGAGCACCTTCGGATGGCGCAGCGGGTACGGCAGCGGCACGGAGTCGGCCAGGCTGCCGAGTTCCGTGATCGAGACACCCGCCCGGGCGACCGCCTCCCGGACGTCCTCGATCGACGGATAGAACTCCCGGTCGCCGAACAGGTCGAGAAAGACGTACCGGCCGCCCGGCCGCAGGACGCGCAGGGCCTCGACCACGCCGTCGGACTTGCGCCGCGCCTCGCGGATCTCGTGGAAGGTCATGCAGCTGACCACCGCGTCGAAGCCGCCGTCGGCGAACTCGATGGCGGCGCCGCTCTGCTGGAGGAACGCCGTCCGGTCGGCGACACCCTCGATCCGCGCGTTGTCCTCGCACTGCCCCTTCGAGTACTCCCAGTCCCGTCCCCAGAAGTCGATGCCCGTCACGGTGCTGTCCGGCAGCGCCCTCGCGAGCTTGACGACCAGGCTGCCGCTGCCACATCCCACGTCAAGCACCCGGCCCGCCGGCACGGGCCCGAGTTTGGCGACGATGAGCTCGTGGATGCGGCGCTGAAGGTCCCCGCCGCGCGGCGCCAGGCGGTAGACGGTGAGCGCCAGGATCATCGTGATGTAGCCGAAGAGCGCGAACGGGATCAGAAACAGCAGGAACCACGGCGACAGCGGCGACAACGCGCTCCCCGCCAGGCAGACGCCGCTGACCGCGGCGAACCGGCGCAGCCGGGTGCCGCGGACCCAGGTGCGGTAACGCGCCCGCCTGCGGATGTCCGTCGACATCGGCCGATCGTACGGCCTCAGTCCGCGACGACGCGGAAGACCGGGAAGCCCGGCCCCGCCGCGGCGATGTCCGCCTCGGGAGAGTCCGCCTTCAGCCCGTCGAAGAACGCGCCCGTCTCCCACGCCCACTTGCGCAGGTAGAGGCGGATCAGCGGCGCCTTGTCCGCGTCGGCGATCTCCACCGGGGTGAACCGCTCGGCGCGGCGGCCGAGGCGGAGCTCGCCCTCGCCGGCGGCGCGCAGGTTGCGTACCCATTGGGTATGGCCGCGGGGAGCGACCAGATAGCGCTCGCCCTCGTGGGTGAGCAGATTGACCACCGTGGTGCGGACCTCGCCGCTCTTGCGGCCGCGGACCGCGAGGACGCGGCTGCCCAGCAGGCTGATCCCGCGGGCGGTGAGCCACTTGGCCGCGCCGTTGAAGAGGTTGGCGCCGCGCTTGGGTGCCAGATACCGCATGTCGCCTCCTGAATCATGAGAGCAGTGCTCTCGCTTGAGATCAGTGAATCGCATTCAGGCGCTCTCAGTCAAGAGCAGTGCTCTCCCGGGACGATTCTGCGGGTCTCGTAGGCCCACATGGCCAGTTCGACGCGGTTACGGGCGCCGAGCTTCCCCATCAGGCTCGCCAGGTGCGTCTTGACCGTGCTCAGGCTGATGTACAGCGTGTCGGCGATCTCGGCGTTGGCGAGTCCACGGGCGACGGCGAGCAGCACGTCCTCCTCGCGCGCGGTGAGCGGGTCGATCGGCTGGGCCGCGGGCCGCCCGGTCGGCACGTCCGCGAACGCCCGCAGCAGCCGCACGGTGACGCTGGGCGCGATGAGCGCCTCGCCGTCCCTTGCGGCACGCACAGCCTGCACCAGCAGCTCGGGCCCGGCGTCCTTGAGCAGGAACCCGCGCGCTCCGGCGCGCAGTGCCCCGTACACGTATTCGTCGAGGTCGAACGTCGTGATCACGACGACCACCATCGGGTCGACCGTGCCGGGCCCGGCGAGCTGCCGGGTCGCCTCAAGGCCGTCCAGCTCGGGCATCCGGATGTCGAACAGGCAGACGTCCGGACGCAGCTCGCGCGCGAGCCGCACCGCCGCCCTGCCGTCGACCGCCTCGCCGACGATCTCGATGTCGGGCTGCGCGCCGAGCATGATCCGCAGCCCGGTCCGGATGATCGCCTGATCGTCAGCGATGAGAACCCGGATCGACACGGCTCACCACTCCCCCACGCGGCAGCTCGGCCTCGACCAGCCAGCCCCCGTCGGCGCAGGGTCCGGCCCGCAGGGTCCCGCCGAGCAGGCTCGCCCGCTCGCGCAGCCCGGTGAGGCCGTAGCCGCCCGGGCCGCGGCCACGCCCGGCCGCGACGCCGTCGTCGCGCACCGAGACCCGGACCCGGTCCGGGTCACCGGCGACCCGGACGACCACCGTGGTCGCCTGCGCCGCGTGCCGGGTCGCGTTGGTCACCGACTCCTGGACGATGCGGTACACGGCGGCGTCCACCGCCGGCGGAAGGCGGTCCAGCGGACCTTGCAACCGCAGGTCGACCGGCAGAGCGCCGTCGGCCGTGCGGGCCAGCCGCTCGAGATCGGCGACGCCGGCGGGCGGCGCGAGCTCCGCGCGGGCGTCACCGGCGCGCAGGGCGCCGACCATGGCGCGCATCGCCTCCAGGGTCCGCGCGCCCTCCTCCTCGACCCCCGCCAGGGTCTCGACGGCGCTCGCCGGGTCCGCGCCGGCGAGAACCCGGCCGGCCTGCGCCCGGATGACGATGGCGGAGACGTGGTGCGCCACGGTGTCGTGCAGCTCTCTGGCGAGCTCCACCCGCTCCCGGGACCGCAGCTGCTCCAGCTCGCGCCGGCGCGACGTGGACCAGAGGCGCACCGTCGCGCCGACGACGCCGGGAAACGCCAGGACCACGAGGCTGCCGAGGTGCTCGCCGACCTCGGCCGGGCCGGCGATCACCGACGTCACGAACTCGGCGAGCAGCACCGCCGACCCGAGCACGATGTCCCGGCCGGAACCCCACCGTGGCAGCGCATAGACCAGGACGAGCAGGATCGCGCCCGTGTAGAGCCCGACCGGCCTCGGATGCCCGGCCACCAGGTCGACGAGCGTGAGCACGATCCCCGCGCCGAAGGCGAGCACGACCATCGCCAGCGGGTGCGTACGGCGCCACAACGTCGCGAGGCACAGCCCGGCGGTGACGAGCACGGACACCGGCCACCAGACCACGTCCGCCCGCCAGGCCGCCTCCAGCCCCGCGCAGGCCAGGCCGGCGGCGAGCAGCACCCAGTCCCGGCGGACCCGCGCGGGCGGGTCCGGCACCCGCGGCGCGGTCCACAGAGTACGCAGCTCGTCTCGGAACACGGCTCCAGCCTCAGGCAGCGCCCGGCCCGGCACATCGGCCGAAAGAACGAGCCGCCTCCCGTACCGCCGGCCCCGGAAAGGCGCTGCTCAGCGGCCGATGCCGGGCCGCGCCCGGGCAACGAGGCTCGTCGTCGACGGTCGCCGGGCAGGCGGCCGAGGACACTCAGGAGGACTCACGATGCATACGTCGAACCGAACGTCACGTCCTGTGGGTGTGCTGTTCATAGCGGCCTCGGCCACCGCAATCGCCGGCGGCTCGCTGCTGCTGCCCATTCAGGAACCGGACTTCCTGAGCGAGGGCGGCGGGCGGGCTCCCCTCGTCACCGGCGCCCTGCTCGAGCTGTCCCTCGCCCTCGCCGTCATCGCCATCGCCGCCCTGCTGCTGCCCGTGCTGCGCCGCACCGACGAGGCCATGGCGGCGCTGTACCTGGCGACCCGGTCCCTGGAGGCGACCCTGATCGTCGCCGCCGCGCTCGGCGCCCTGGTGATGACGTCCCTGGCCGGCACCGGCGCGACGGCCGCGACGGGCGACCTCGTGCTCGGCGGCCGCGAGCTGGCCTACCGCCTCGGCACCCTGGTGGTGTTCGGCGCGAGCGCCGTGACGCTGAACGCCCTGCTGCTGCGCGGCCGGCAGGTGCCGCCGTGGCTGGCCTGGTGGGGGCTGACCGGCGGC belongs to Amorphoplanes digitatis and includes:
- a CDS encoding response regulator, coding for MPAAAGGGPVTAAPEPVRVLVADDQALIREGIASLLSIEPGIEVVGTAADGRAAVALAVRTRPDVVLMDVRMPVLDGLRAAELLRERLPSCRVLMLTTFDDEEYVLRALRAGTGGYLLKDLPARELAQAVRLARAGVDQHDSAAVRRLVTALDRAQPARTPRVDLTGREQAVLRLVAVGATNREIAARLHLSEGTVKNHVSRILERLGLRDRTQAAIYARDRGLL
- a CDS encoding sensor histidine kinase, with the protein product MDAPSLRWMASLLYGAVLLTGLYFVVAGLAPDAGAMSVAVFVAALLALLGVEQLDWRGPTTPRRAIVLLAVRMLLLAAVNAADPGGFARVLYVLMPFFAYLSLGRWAGHVVAAAYLVAAVLRAGSVPDWWADPETVSDLMMFFIGLVLALAAAAFAADQRRSRLRAEQLVSDLRRAQRRVAELSAAAERNRVARDIHDSLGHHLTAISVQLAKAQAFRDRDAAVADRAVADAHRAAGRALREIRESVGVLRAEPFLLAVALGSLAEGLDDPGFRVRLEVSGSESAHDRAGLEALYRVAQEALTNARRHAAADRVEVVLRCGDADAVLEVEDNGRGFAVEAAAGTGLAGMRERLAALGGSVRVESAPGRGTRVVACLPRPAVAR
- a CDS encoding alkane 1-monooxygenase, yielding MDVSAYVWRDTRRPLWTLALVVPALPFVALLLVAATGSSSGWWLTPVFILGVIPVIDLLIGDDRRNPPEDAVPALQASRYYRWITYLFLPAQFVALVMACAVWTRGPGPAGAVGLVLTAGLVNGIAINTAHELGHKRESVERWLSKIALAPTGYGHFFVEHNRGHHVRVATPEDPASSRLGESYYRFWPRTVLGSLRSAWRLETARHRLRGRTPWSVRNEILHAWAMTVALFAVLTLGFGPGVLPFLLLQAVVGLSVLEAVNYLEHYGLLRQRNAAGRYERVDPRHSWNSDRLTTNVFLFQLQRHSDHHANPLRRYQSLRSFDVSPQLPAGYATMLLVALIPPLWRRMMDHRVLAHYGGDATLANTAPDYPVLTPE
- a CDS encoding TetR/AcrR family transcriptional regulator gives rise to the protein MSAESPSRMNSRARIREALVDAARESAVTHGWDRVRMADVARAAGVSRQTLYNEFDGRAGLAEALAVREIQTFVTGVDRRLNAHGGDARAAARAAIRFALEEADGNPLVRAILTGADELLPFLTTRADIVLDAAGDVIRGWAAVHLPGVAPESADIAADAIVRLTVSNIVLPRRPAADAADVLAEVFVHLLDTKVVRVKH
- a CDS encoding GGDEF domain-containing protein, with protein sequence MSTTSEASMLRKRRAVEGANFVSRGSGLLATMLFLAGWFGMPAPVEPQLIVGCLAGIAVMAIGNVLALINFRRPDGPRYAVLSACQVAGDTLVMSGIVVWFQVYGDLTTWPGLIVPIVVGALRHRLRGALIAWAATSTVFAVTVIALGDQAVRAEDLPFAVAIHLFVALLSGTQSAAYARQVKELDATRKALQHQATHDGLTGLPNRARIAEYADGQAGREMTVLLLDLNGFKQVNDLRGHATGDGVLREAGNRLRACLRAGDMAGRLGGDEFVVLLPDTGPAEAAELSARLRAEIGRPVRVDGHEISVGVSIGAAHRPAGAATGLAELTAEADVAMYQDKTADLPRPSGRNGVYDPVR
- a CDS encoding putative bifunctional diguanylate cyclase/phosphodiesterase translates to MSRVVRRGLRRDRLAFAGMATVLLLLAVFAVSTAWRTSDTASSAARAGEIEEAYCDASDALDAERARLLEYHRSPSPENLHGFIAASAGVRATLAGIESTVEPRDLAIVARVREQHDAYLSIAVDAETTATEPVFQEMSESLGDAEDDWSDVAAEGVRDLQASEGFLMWGTPIVFGLGLIPLALFARLLSGYQRALRHQAGHDSLTGLPNRAEFGVRMAAALDRAAESGAEITVLLLDLDRFKEINDTLGHRTGDQLLATVADRLRAVVRDSDTIARLGGDEFALLITQPGGDTPEVVAQRIMDSLREPVVIDGVALVAEATIGIARHPRDGAATAGELLQRADLAMYSAKGSGGGIASYQPSMDETDARKLSRLAELRRALTENELVMHYQPLVDVGNSKLHGVEALVRWQHPEEGLLGPIEFVPLAESTGLIHDMTRHVLRLAIGQAGEWLRAGEAVPISVNISTRCLLDVTLPDTVEAVLASAGLPASLLTLEITESAIMADPQRSREVLSRLEALGTRIAIDDFGTGYTSMAYLRDLPIHELKIDRTFISRMVGESKDAIIVHTAIDLAHRLGLTTVAEGVEDENTMTALADLDCDLVQGYLVGRPMAAEQLRDWLDLRLNTLGVS
- a CDS encoding alpha/beta hydrolase family protein; the encoded protein is MSRTALATLALASALLVAPAPAHAAADDTSAPGAFAVGTTDVTVTANGRSVAAKVWYPATSAGANKPVAAGDFGVVAFGHGFLQGVAKYTSTLNHLASWGYIVAAPTSQGGLSANHSAFADDLNATLTWFVAQDTTTGSRFAGHVDPAALGLSGHSMGAGASILAAARNPQVRAVGNLAAAETNPSAVTAAATLRTPAMLVSGDRDTIAPPADHQVPIYQAKAGPKQLRTVVGGSHCGFMDSSGLFCDSATIDRATQLKLTRRLLTDWFRYTLSGDTARYDAVWGTTAQNDPQVRFQGVS
- a CDS encoding MarR family winged helix-turn-helix transcriptional regulator, whose amino-acid sequence is MGEDVGSWPTGRLLSVAARMVEGRYHRLLADWDLTHAGLIVLHHLVGGPRSQRELAHLCRVTDQTMSRTIERLARTGHVERTPDGRDRRRTLVTIGAEGVDALAVARREERRSERLFGAVEDYDNFRRQLITLITAVTEADPDDPA
- a CDS encoding class I SAM-dependent methyltransferase, whose protein sequence is MSTDIRRRARYRTWVRGTRLRRFAAVSGVCLAGSALSPLSPWFLLFLIPFALFGYITMILALTVYRLAPRGGDLQRRIHELIVAKLGPVPAGRVLDVGCGSGSLVVKLARALPDSTVTGIDFWGRDWEYSKGQCEDNARIEGVADRTAFLQQSGAAIEFADGGFDAVVSCMTFHEIREARRKSDGVVEALRVLRPGGRYVFLDLFGDREFYPSIEDVREAVARAGVSITELGSLADSVPLPYPLRHPKVLRHAMLIVGTKPSGAGR